TCTCATTGACCGTTTTCATATTGACGAACGGGATTTCCGCGATCGCTACCGGGCCATCAACCGCTTTCGTCCTTTGACAGTGAAGCGTGATATCAGCTTTGAAGAGGTATGCTATGTGGAGGCGCGCCATTACGAGTATCCTGGTCTGCGGGTGGAGACTGTTCCCAAGCGCCACTACATCAAGGGAAAGATGGCGGCCAATGTTTTTGGCTACCTGGGTGAGATCAGCGAAAGCGAGTTGCGCCGCTCGGAGTTCAGTGATTATTCCGTGGGAGACCTGATTGGAAAATCCGGCGTGGAAGTGGCCTACGAGCGTTTTCTGCGGGGAACCTCTGGTCGAGTGACCTATGAGGTCGATGCGGTGAACCGCCCCATACGCACCATTGATGAAGTGACCCCGGTTTCCGGAACGGATATTCGCCTGGCCCTGGACTACCGGCTCCAAAAACACATGGACGCCCTCTTTAAGCATTACGCCGGTGCCGCGGTTGTCATGGACGTGCGCACCGGCCATATTCTGGCCATGGGCAGCTACCCCTCCTTCGATCCCAATCTCTTTGCCACGGGCATCAGCCGGGCTGACTGGCAGAGCCTGATTTCCAATAAGCACCACCCCCTGGAGAACAAGGCCACCCGCAGTATTTTTCCTCCCGGGAGCTACTTCAAGATGATAACGGCTCTGGCGGGCCTGGAGATGGGGGTTATTGATGAAAAGACGGTCACCAACTTTCCTGGTTACTATGAGTATGGCAACCGACGCTACCGCGACTGGAACCGTGGAGGGCATGGTGCAACTGATGTGTACAAGTCTCTGGAAGAGAGTGTGGATTCGTTTTACTACCATTACGGGCTGGAGATCGGCATCGACAACATGGCCAAGTATGGCAGCATGTTTGGCCTTGGCAGGCGTACCGGCATTGATATCCCTGGCGAAAAGCCGGGGATTCTCCCCACTCGCGCCTGGAAACTGGAAAACCGTGGTGAAGTATGGTATCCCGGAGATACCATTCCCGCCAGTATCGGTCAGGGATATGTGACACTGACGCCCCTGCAGCTGGCCGTTATGACCGCAGCCATTGCCAACGGTGGCTATGTACTGACGCCTCGCCTTGTTTCCCATGTCGGCGAGGAGGAGCAGCTGATTGTACCCGGCCAGCAGGCAGATATCTCACCCCGCAACCTTTCCATCATCCAGGAGGGCATGCGGCGGGTTATCTATGGCGAACGAGGCACAGGGCGCCATCTGCGTCACCCACGCGTTACCATGGCCGGCAAAAGTGCAACTGCCCAGGTTATCGGCCTGGCCCCCGATGAGGAGTACGATGAGCAGAATATCTACGTGGGACACCGGGATCACGCCTGGTTCGGTGGCTATGCTCCCCTCGACAACCCCAAAATAGCGGTGCTGGTCTTTGTGCAGAACGGAGGATCAGGAGCCCGCACCGCCGGTCCGCTTTTCCGTGACCTGGTGGTCTACGCCCTTGAGGAGTTGAAAGTTCCCTGAACGCCTGATTGAACAAGTGAGTAAAGGAGTGAGCCATGAAGGTAGCTGTAACCGGTGGTACAGGATTTGTTGGTTCCCATGTTGTATCTGCGCTCCTGGAGCAAGGATACCAGGTTCGCTTGCTGGCCCGAAAGCCCCAGAGCCTGCGTCCGGGCATGGAAAGCGTGCTGGGGAGCATGGAAAAATACGACAGCCTGCTGGAGCTTGTGGAGGGCTGCGATGCTGTTGTTCACCTGGTGGGAATTATTCGTGAATTTCCGCCAGCCATAACCTATGAAGCCCTCCACACCCAGGCAACCCTGAGCATGTTGAAAGCCGCCAGGGAGAAGGGAGTCAATCGTTTTATTCACATGTCTGCCCTGGGCAGCGCCCCCGATTCCCGCAGCGCTTACCATCGTACGAAATTTGTTGCGGAAAAAGCCGTCCAGGAGAGTGGCCTGGACTACACCATATTCAAGCCCAGTGTGATTTTTGGGCCACGGGATGAGTTTATCAATCTCCTGCTTTCTTTTCTCAAGTTGCCAGCAATTCCGGTGATTGGAGACGGGAAATACCAGCTGCAGCCGGTGGCAGTGGATAATATCGCCCAGGCCTTTGCCCGCTGTATTGAAAGCCCGGCAGCCCGGGGCAGAACCTACGAGGTGGGCGGGCCACGGCGCTATACCTATGACGAGCTGCTGGATGCCCTGGCGGCTCTGCGCGGCAAGGGCAAGCCCCTGAAAGTCCATCAGCCTGTTTCCCTGGTGGACTTCTCGGCCAGGCTCTTTGGTCGCTTTCCCTTCTTCCCCATCAGCAGTGATCAGCTGCATATGCTCCTGAAGGGCTCCACTACCAGTGAGACAGCGGTATTTGACGATCTCAATATAACTCCCTGCAGCCTGGAGGAGAAGTTTGCCCTGTATTACGGGCAGTAGGCAAGCAGAGATATCAAGGAGAATATTTTGGAAACTTTTTCCTATCCCGCCATTTTTGAACAGTTTCCCAAGAAGCGCATTCTGGTGGCTGGAGATCTGATGATTGACGAATACCTGTGGGGACAGACGGAACGAATCTCCCCCGAGGCCCCCGTGCCCGTGGTGGACATCGGCCGCGAAGACACCCGTCTGGGAGGTGCCGGAAACGTCCTGCATAACCTCCGGGCCCTGGGCGCGGCAGTGGATATACTGGGCGTCGTCGGAACCGATGCCCATGGTGTCGAGCTCTGCCAGATGCTGCAGACGCTCGGTGTCGGGCAGCAGGGCATCCTGCGCGAACCGGATCGCCGCACCTCCCGGAAAACCCGTATTATGGCTTCGCACCAGCAGATGATGCGCATTGACCGCGAAAGCCGTCAGCCCATAAGTGCCGACAGCGAGCGCCAGGCCGTGGACTTTCTGCAGCGACAGCAACAGGCGTGGGACGCCATTGTCATCAGTGATTACGGCAAGGGCCTGCTGACGACACATCTGGTGCAGGCCATCATCAGCATGGCAAGGCAGCAGGGCATCCCCGTACTGGTTGACCCCAAGGGCGATGACTACCGTCTCTATCGTGGAGCCACCACCATTACCCCCAACCGTCGCGAGGCATCCATCGCGTCGGGAATCCGCATTGCCGACCATGACAGCCTGCTGGCGGCAGGCCGTAAACTGCTGACGGAGTTGAACCTGGACGTGATGACCATCACCCGCAGTGAAGAGGGCATGAGCCTTTTCTTCCCGCAAGACCGCGTTGAACATATTCCCACCATGGCTCTGGACGTCTTCGACGTTACCGGAGCTGGTGATACGGTGATCTCCGTCATGGCCCTGTGCTGTGCCTGCGGACTGGACTTTGTGGAATGCGGCCGCATTGCCAACGCGGCCGCAGGTGTGGTTGTGGGCAAGGTGGGAACCAGCACCGCCAGTGCCGAAGAGATCCTGCAGCGCCTGCAGCCCCAGCGTTCCCTGGCTTCGCGTAAGATCAAAAGCCTGCCGGAGCTGCTTCCGCAGGTGGAGCAGCTGCGCCGTCAGGGTAAGAAGATCCTCTTCACCAACGGCTGTTTTGACCTGCTGCACCATGGCCATATCACCTACCTGCAGGATGCCCGCAAACAGGGTGATGTCCTGATCCTCGGCCTGAACTCCGACGCTTCCATCAGGCGGCTCAAAGGTCCTTCCCGCCCCATCATCGGACAGCATGAACGGGCTGTTGTGCTGGCGGCGCTGGAGGCCATCGACTATGTGGTTATTTTTGATGAAGACACCCCCCTGGAGCTTATTGCAGCCATTCAGCCACAGGGGCTGATCAAGGGGGGGGACTACCGTCCCGAGCAGGTTGTCGGCCGCGAAATCGTGGAAGCCGGTGGCGGCGAGGTCATTATTATCCCCTTTGTGGAAGGTTCATCCACCACCGGGATCATTGAACGCATCCTGGCGAATCAGAAGGAGAGAGAACAGCTATGAAACAGTATCTGCAAGGAAAAACTGTCTGTATCACCGGTGCCAGTGACGGCATAGGCGCCGCCTGCGCCAGGGAATTCGCTGCCCACGGAGCCCGTTTGCTGCTGTGCTCGCGCACCCTGGGCAATGTGCAGCGACTGGCCGATGAACTGACGAGCCAGTACGGCATCTCCACCCACGCCTTTGCCCTGGATGTGCGCCAGCGCCAGCAGGTCAGTGATGCGCTGGAGAAGCTGCCCCCGCAGTGGCGCGCAATCGACATCCTCATCAATAACGCCGGCCTGGCGCTGGGGCTTGAAGCCTTCCAGGAGGGCGACCTCGACGACTGGGATCAGATGATTGACACCAATGTCAAAGGGCTGCTCTATGTGACCCGCAAAATCGTTCCCGGCATGATAGAGCGGGGCAGTGGCCACATCATCAATATCGGCTCCCTGGCAGGGCGCTACGCCTATCCCGGGGCAGCGGTGTACTGCGCCACCAAGGCTGCCGTGCGCACCCTGACCGATGGTCTGCGCATGGATCTGGTTGACACGCCATTGCGGGTAACGGACCTGCAGCCGGGCATGACGGAGACCAATTTCAGCAAAGTGCGCTTTCACGGCGATGAAGAGCGGGCCGGACAGGTCTACCGGGATATCGACCCCCTGCAGGCATCGGACGTGGCGGAAACCGCCCTGTTTATCGCTACCCGACCGCCCCATGTCCAGATTCAGGAAGTGCTCATTACGTGTACCAGCCAGGCTGCTTCTCTGGTGGTGCACCGTCCGGGCAGGTCCGGCTGAACAGTTCACTGGCATCGCATGTTTTTTAGTGTTAGAATGTTACAAAATATCAGGAGTCAAGCCCTATGCGCATAGTGCCCATTGATAAGCTGGAGCCAGGTATGGTGATGGGGGAGCAAATTGAAGTCGCGGGCCAGATCATGCTGGCACGCGGTGTCGAACTGACTCCGACCTACATCAGTAAACTCCAGCAGATGGATATGGGCGAACTGGTGATCGATGACGAAGCCAGCAAAGACATTGAGTTGCAGACCACCGTCAACGCGGAAATTCATCGCAAGGGCACCCACCTTGTCAAGGAAGCGTTCGAAGAGACCCAGAGTGTTCTGCAGAGCATTCAACAGGAAAGTGACAGCTCCGTGGAGGAGGTACTCCAGAACAGCAAGTTCACCGGATACCTGAAGACGGCGACCGCCTTCAGCCGAGTCATGGAGTACACCGAGGTTCTGCTCAACGATATCCTCATGTCCGACTCCGGCATCTCGCTCAACAGCATCAAGCAGTACGACAGTCATATGTTTCAGCACTCTGTTGACGTTTCCGCCATGGCCATCGCCATCGGCAAGCACCTGCAGCTTCCCGAGCGTCACCTGGAAGACCTCGCCCTGGGGTGCCTGCTGCACGATATCGGCAAGATTGCCATTCCCCGGAAAATTCTCGACAAGTCGCCATCACAGATGACCAAAGACGAGCGGGCCATCGTGAAAATTCACACCATGCTGGGGCGGCGCATACTCCTGAATAACTCCCGGCTTTCTCAGCGGGTGCGCGCCATCACTGTAGTGACTCAGCACCATGAATATCATGATGGCAGCGGCTTTCCCCACCGGTTAAAAGGGTCGGAAGTCGCCTGGTCCCTGAAGAATAACAAGCACACCACCGGCATCTCCCATCTGGCGGAAATCGCCAATATCGCCAATACGTTTGACAATCTCACCAGCGGCGTCGGTACCCGGAAAAAACCCCTCAGCTATCTGGACGCCTCGTACCTGATGGTCAATCGCATGTTCAACCGCTTTCACCCCGTGTATCTCAATGCGTTTCTGCGTATCCTCAACGTCTTTGCCGCCGGCTCCAATGTGCAGCTCTACGAAGGCAAATATAAAGGCTATGTGGGTACCGTGGTGCGCGCGGAAGCCAATAATCGGCTCAGCCCGGTAGTGAGACTCTTTTTTGATGACCGCCAGCAGCGCCTGCCTCGCCCCATTGACGTGGACCTCTCACGGGAGACTGGCATGAGCCTTCAGCGCAAATCCCTCAAAGAGCTCAATGAGATTAAGATAGAGTTGCTGTAGCGACTTCAGCGGATGTGGCGGGGGATGCGTACCAGGAAACAGGCTCCCTCTGGGCCGTTTTCGGCTCGAATTGTTCCGCCTGACTTCTCCTCAATGATTGTCCTGGCCAGCGAGAGCCCGATGCCCGTGCCCTTATCAGGTTTTGTGCTGAAAAACGGCTCAAAAATCCTGTCTGGCAGAAGTTCCACCGGGATGCCTCCACCATTGTCTCGAATACTGATGGTCAGCATCGATTCATCAGGTTCCACCTTGATGGCAATGTGCCCATCGTGCCTTTGCTGCTCCTGGAAGATATCCAGTGCATTATTGATGATATTGAGGACTACCTGCTTGAACTCACTGGGGTACCCCCTGGAATAGAGGAGGGGTTCACTGGCAGAAATCTCCAGAGTGGCCTTGGCTTTGAGCAACTGGCCTTGAAGAAGGTCGCGAACGGTGGCGATAGCATCGCTGACATGAAAGATCTCCTGCTCCCGTGATGGCAGGTAGAAGTCACGAAAATCGTTCATGGTTTGGCTCATGAAGCGAATTTGTTGCATGACTTGCTCCACATGGGAGTTCAGATTCTCCCGTGTCAGTGTCCCCTGATCGAGCAGCAGGGGAAGGGTCTGTGTCATCAGGGCAATGGCATTGACCGGCTGCTGCCATTGATGGGCGATGGCACCCACCATCGCTCCGACTTCAGCCAGCTTGGCCTGCTGGATCAGTATGGCTTGCTGATACTCCGTCTGCTTCTGGAGCGTTTTCAGTTCGCTTACATCCGCCGCTGTAGTGATTTTGTATGCATGGCCACCTGGCGTGACAAGCCTTCCCGCAGTGGCATAAATATCAATATCTCGGCCGCTGCGGTGTCGCACCGTCCAGTGCTGGGCGATTTCGTCCACTCGCCCACTGAGAAAGTCGTCATGGAGCTTTTCCAGACGCTCGTGGTCACCTGGAGGCACCACCAGCGTAAAAGGCTTCCCGAGCAGCTCCGCCTCCGTGTAGCCGTAAAGATCGCAGTATGCCCTGTTGACCTTGACATAACGGTAGCTGCTGTCGGTGATGCAAATGCCCAGCTGGGCAGATTCAAAAACACCCTGCAGAATCTGAAGCGTTGTCAGCTCGCTTTGCTGGTCAATTGGTTGAAGAAAATCATTGTGTGGCATGGTATTCCCGCATCCCCTGCATGGCAGAAACTGTTATGATGTGGCCTGGTTGACGAGGAGTAACCGTCCTGAAAGACAGTGGAAGCCCGTGGTCAAATAAAAAGTCAAAACGATGTGTAGAAAAGGCCTCCGGAAAATCCGGAGGCCTTATTTGCATGGTGCGCAGAAAATGGCGGAGAGCGAGGGATTCGAACCCTCGATACCGCTATTAGCAGTATACTCGCTTAGCAGGCGAGCGCCTTCGACCTACTCGGCCAGCTCTCCGTTGAAATGGCTTGTTCAAGCCGGTTGACAACTTACTGCATCGTTCCTGAAAAGGCAAGCAAAAATCCCCGGCCGGAGGCCGGGGATTTTTATCTGGTGGGTGATGGGCAGAGGGATCAGAGAATCTTCTGAGAGCCTTTGCCGAATTCGGGATAGGCTTCCAGGCCGCACTCGTGCATATCCAGACCTTCCACTTCCACTTCTTCGTCGACACGGATGCCCATGGTGACTTTGAGGATCATCCAGACGATGAAGGAGGCGATGAAGACAAAGCCACCGATGAGAATGATGCCCTTGAGCTGGTCGATCAGGGTTACTTCGGCGTTGAAGATGGCCACGGCCAGGGTTCCCCAGATGCCGCAGACAAGGTGTACGGAGAGGGCGCCCACGGGGTCGTCGATGCGTACTTTATCGAAGGCGGGTACGGCGATGACGACGAGGATGGCGGAGACAGTACCAATGATGATGGCTGCCCATGGAGCCACGTCGGGGCCGGCGGTGATGCCCACCAGTCCACCCAGGGCGCCGTTGAGAACCATGGTGGTGTCAACTTTCTGGTAGATAATTCGTGTCAGAATGGCGGCTACGATAGCGCCGGTGGCGGCAGCGGTGTTGGTGGATGCCACGACCAGGCCGATCTCGTCGGCCAGCTCAGCGCTGTGCATGGCCAGGGCGGAGCCGCCGTTGAAGCCAAACCAGCCAAACCACAGCAGGAAGGTTCCCAGGGTTGCCAGGGGGATGTTGGAGCCGGGGATGGCGCGAATCTTGCCGCCTTCGTACTTCCCTTTGCGTGCGCCGAGCAGCAGGACACCAGCCAGAGCGGCCCAGCCGCCAACGGAGTGAACGATGGTGGAGCCAGCGTAGTCAGAGAAACCTTCCAGGAACTCCAGGGACTCGCCCCAGGTCCAGTGGCCCTGGATGGGATAGATGATTGCGGTCAAAATAAGTACAAAGATCAGGAAGGGCCAGAGTTTGATGCGCTCGGCCACGGTTCCGGAGATGACCGATGCTGCGGTAGCTACGAAAACCATTTGGAAAAAGAAGTCGGCGTAGACGGAGTGGCTGTCATATTCAATGCCACTGAGGAAGGCGCCGCTGCCCATAAAGGCATTGCCGTCGCCATACATGATGTTGTAGCCCACAATGTAGTAAGCCACGGATGCGATGGAAAAAATGAGAACGTTCTTGGTCATGATGGTGGCCGTATTTTTGGAGCGGGTCAGCCCCGATTCCAGCATGGCAAAACCACATGCCATGATCATGACCAGGATGCCTGCAAAGACCATCAAAAATGAATCCAGTATGAAAGGGAGTTCAAGCACAATACCTTCCACGACTTCACCTCCACGTAAAGTAATAAAATTGCGATATGCCACTGTCAGAGCAACTGGCGTGCCAAAAGATAAAGTATTGCTTTATTGAGATTTGTCGTGTAGATTGACAATGACAAAAATAACAAAAAAACCATGAGTGACAAAAATGACAAGCGAATGGCTCTTTCTGAGGTCGGCGGTGGATATCATCCATTCCGGCCGCAATATCAAGATGGGAATCAATACGACCCTGCAGATGATGTCGGAATACTTTGACTTCCGCTTTCCCTCCCTGTTTCTGAAGGACATGGTCACCGGTCAGTATGGGCTGGAGATCAGCCCTGAGATCCCCTCCAGGGAAAAGTCCCGTATTTCCGAACGCATGAACCAGTGGCGTTATCACCGCAGCATCAATTCCGCCTCGGTGGTTATTCTGGGTGAGGAGGAGGATGATTTTGACGATAACCCCTTCGCGCCGTACCTGGGGGAGGCGCCCCTGCGCTTCTTTGTGATGGTGGCCATCGAGGAGCCATCCAAGACCCTGCCCCTCTCATTTTTTACCTTCTTCTGCCGCGATATGTACGCGTTGAACCGGCGCATTGATGTGTTGCGCACGGTGGGGCGGGTGCTCTATTTCTCTCTGAATTCCTACGGCTATCGCCTCAATGTCAGCGATGAGCCTCACCGGCGTCCCATTCCGGCGGTGCTGGATGGAGTTATCGGGAAATCCACAGCCATGCGCGAAGTGGCTGATCTGGTGCAGAAGGTGGCTGCCAGCCGTGCCAGTGTGCTGATTACCGGAGAATCGGGGACGGGGAAAGAGCTGATTGCCCAGGCTATCCATAAACTTTCTATCCGTTCCAACAGTCCTTTTGTAGCGGTAAACTGCGCGGCTCTTTCCCACACGGTACTGGAGAGCGAGCTTTTCGGACATGAAAAAGGGGCGTTCACCGGTGCCATGAACCGGCGCATCGGGCGCTTTGAAAAGGCAGATGGCGGAACGCTCTTTCTGGATGAAATTGGCGAGGTTTCTGCCGAGTTCCAGAGCAAACTGCTGCGTGTCTTGCAGGAGGGGGAGTTTGAGCGGGTTGGTGGCAACGAGACCATCAAGGTGGACGTGCGCATCATCTGCGCCACCAATCAGGATCTTCACCGCGCTGTACTGGAAAAGCGCTTTCGCGAAGATCTCTACTACCGGGTCAATGTGGTAAATATCACCATGCCGCCGCTGCGGGAGCGCGCGGGCGATGTGGCGCTGCTGGCCCAGCATTTTCTGGAGAAAATCAACGAGGATAATAATACGGATATCAGTATTCATTCACATGATATTGGCCTGCTGGACTCCTACCCGTGGAAGGGCAATGTGCGGGAACTGCAGAACGCGGTCTTTCGAGCCTTCCTGGAGCAGAAGCAGGGGTATGCCAATTTCCGCTTCCTTCAGTACAGCGGGCGCAGTGAGGAGCCACTTCCCAGCAGCAGTTCCCGAGTCGCTCCATTGGCGCCTGCCATTGTGGAAAGCCGCCGGGAGTACGAGCGACGCAAGATCGAGGAGGCCTTGCAGGCCACCAAGGGAGTGCAGACGGAAGCAGCCCATATTCTGGGAATCAGCCCGAGGCAGCTGCGCTATCGCATCAGCAAGTATGGCATTCCGGTGCGGAAGTTCTGACAGGCCGTGGAAAACCTTCACCATGGGGCGTAACTTTGTTCCGTAATCATTTGGCCGAGTGTGCTTACGGGTGCCTGAGGTGGGGGAGCTGCTCCAGCACAAAATCCAGCACCGCTGATGGCGTATCCAGATCCAGCAGGGGCAGCTGGCTGGCTTCCAGGCGGGTGTGATCTTCCGCGGGGGCCGCTATGGCGATGATGTGCTGGATATGCCCGTAGAGGGGGGCTTTGCCATTGGCACTGCGGAAAATCTCGACTTTCGGGTGGGGACTGCTCTTGTGTCCTTCAATGATGATGAGATCTTCGTCGGTGAAGTATGCCAGCAGCGCCTCCAGTGGCGCTGGCTGCGCTGTGCGCTTCTGGATGGCCACCAGCTGGTCACTGGAAATGAGGGTGGTGGTTGCTCCGGCTTCCCGAAAGCGCCAGGAGTCCTTGCCGGGCTTGTCGATGTCAAAGCGGTGGGCGTCGTGCTTGATGACGCCCACTTTCAGTCCGCGATGGCTGAGTTGCTGCACCAGTTTTTCGATCAGTGTGGTTTTGCCTGAGCCCGAGGTGCCGGTAAAGCCAATGACGGGGATATTACTGGCGTTCAAATACACCGGATTTTCCGCCTGCTTTATAGAGAAGCCTGATGTTGGTGATTTCCATGGCCCGGTCGACGGCCTTGCACATGTCGTAGATGGTCGAGGCGGCTATGGATGCGGCCACGACGGCTTCCACTTCAATGCCGGTCTTGTAGGTGGTGCGCAGTTCGGTGGTAATGATCACGCGCTCATCCTGAACCTCAAAGTCCACGCTGACTCCCTCAATGGGGATGGGGTGGCACATGGGGATCAGGTCTGAAGTGCGCTTGGCGGCCATGATTCCGGCAACCCGGGCGACGCCGAGTACATCCCCCTTCTTGTGAGTGCCCTGGCGGATCATCTCGATGGTTTGCGGTTGGGCGATGACGGTGGCGGTGGCGCGGGCGACGCGCACGGTATCCTCCTTGCGGGAAACGTCCACCATGATGGCGTTGCCCTGCTGGTCGAAGTGTGTCAGTTCCATAAATCCTCCTCCGGAAGCGCGGTTATCCTCCGATACGCGTCATATTGCGTGATCCTCGGTACATATCGTCAATTTCTGTCACCTTGCCGCCTGCCACTTGCAGGAAGTATGCCCTGAGCTCGGCATCACTGCAGTTCTGCTGGCGTAGCATGGGCAGGAAGTCGTGTTCCTGCTTGGAGAAGAGGCAGGTTTTTATTTTGCCGTCGGCGGTAATGCGCAGGCGGTTGCAGGTGTGGCAGAAGTGCTCGGTCATAGGGGAGATAAAGCCGAAGGTGCCCCGGCCGCCGACAATGCGGAACATGCGGGCGGTGGAGTAGCGTTCCTGATCAAGGGGCTCGATGGAAAAGCGATTTTTCACCTGGGAGAGCATTTCCGCCACGCTGACCAGCTGGTCGGTATTGTAGCGATCACGGATTCCCACCGGCATGTACTCGATAAAGCGTACGCTGATGTCTTCATGTTCCGTGAGGGCGACAAAGTCGGCAATTTCGTCGTCGTTGATACCGCGTATGGCCACGGCGTTGATCTTGATGGGCACCAGTCCATTCTCCTGGGCGGCCTGGATGCCCTTCCATACCTGTTCGAAGCTATCCACTCCCGTGATGCTGGCAAAGCGTTCCGGATGCAGGGAGTCCAGACTGATATTGACCCGCTTCAGACCACATTCCCGCAGCAGCCCGGCAAACCGGGGCAGGAGCACGCCGTTGGTGGTCATGGCGATATCTGAAAAGCCGATGGCGCTGATTTGACGAATAAGCTTGCCGATACCTCGGCGGGCCAGGGGCTCACCGCCGGTGATGCGTACCTTGCTGACGCCCAGGCCATGGAGCAGATTCAGAACGCGAATAATCTCCTCCGGTGTCAGGAGCTGGTCTTTGGTGGCGTGGCAGATGCCGTCCTCCGGGACGCAGTAGAAACACTTGAGGTTGCAGCGATCCGTGACGCTGATGCGTACGTAGGTAATGGGGTTGCCTTGGGAGTCCAGGAGCTGTTGTGTCATGGCATGCTTCCTACAGCAGCTGCAGGGCAAAGGGCATGCCCCGCAGTCGCGTGCCCCGCGGGGCATTGCCGATATCTTCCGGGAAGATGACCAGGCCGTCGGCGTTGGCGAAGGGGATAAAGTGGGAGGACTTCTGGTTTTCGCCGCCCCGGGCGTGCCAGTGTCCGTTGACCAGATCGAAGTTGGCACGGTTGAACACCAGGTGCCCCTGGCGGGAGCGCATGTCATTATCCAGCTCCACATCCACTTCGACGGGGTGATGGTCAGGGCGCCCCATGATTCGCTTCAGAGCCGGAACAACGTAGACCAGCATCACCGTGAAGAAGGCTGAAGGGTAGCCGGGCAGGCCGAAAAGAACCTGCTTGCCACGGGAGGCGAAGAGCAGGGGGCCACCGGGCCTGATGGCGGTACGGGTAAAGTGCAGGTTGACATCCAGGCTCTGGAAGATGGGTTTGACAAAGTCATATTTCCCCATGGAGACACCACCGGAAGTCAGCACTACGTCGCACTCCTCCATGGCCAGCCTGATGGTGGTGGCAATCTGCTCGCGGCTGTCCTGCACCATGCCGTAGCTTGTGCAGGGAATCCCCATGGCCTGCAGGATGTACTGGGCGGTGTACTGGTTGGTGTTGCGTACCTTTCCCCTCTGGTGGGGGCTGTGGCTCTCAAGGAGTTCATCGCCGGTGACGATGATGCCCACCCGGGGTTTGCGGTAGACGGACAGATGGGTGGCACCCAGGTAGTGGATCAGGGGCATGCGTGCCCAGTTGAGCCAGGTGCCGGCTTTCAGGGCGATGTCTTCTCCATGGGCCTCTTCACCGGGCTGGCAGATATTCTCCTGGGAGCCGTACTCCTGGGAGAGGGCGATATGGTCTCCCTCCTGGACGGCGTCCTCGACGCGCACCACGAAGCCGCTGTTTTCCGGAACTTCGGCTC
This portion of the Desulfurispirillum indicum S5 genome encodes:
- a CDS encoding sigma-54 interaction domain-containing protein; this translates as MTSEWLFLRSAVDIIHSGRNIKMGINTTLQMMSEYFDFRFPSLFLKDMVTGQYGLEISPEIPSREKSRISERMNQWRYHRSINSASVVILGEEEDDFDDNPFAPYLGEAPLRFFVMVAIEEPSKTLPLSFFTFFCRDMYALNRRIDVLRTVGRVLYFSLNSYGYRLNVSDEPHRRPIPAVLDGVIGKSTAMREVADLVQKVAASRASVLITGESGTGKELIAQAIHKLSIRSNSPFVAVNCAALSHTVLESELFGHEKGAFTGAMNRRIGRFEKADGGTLFLDEIGEVSAEFQSKLLRVLQEGEFERVGGNETIKVDVRIICATNQDLHRAVLEKRFREDLYYRVNVVNITMPPLRERAGDVALLAQHFLEKINEDNNTDISIHSHDIGLLDSYPWKGNVRELQNAVFRAFLEQKQGYANFRFLQYSGRSEEPLPSSSSRVAPLAPAIVESRREYERRKIEEALQATKGVQTEAAHILGISPRQLRYRISKYGIPVRKF
- the moaC gene encoding cyclic pyranopterin monophosphate synthase MoaC, whose product is MELTHFDQQGNAIMVDVSRKEDTVRVARATATVIAQPQTIEMIRQGTHKKGDVLGVARVAGIMAAKRTSDLIPMCHPIPIEGVSVDFEVQDERVIITTELRTTYKTGIEVEAVVAASIAASTIYDMCKAVDRAMEITNIRLLYKAGGKSGVFERQ
- a CDS encoding PAS domain-containing sensor histidine kinase, which codes for MPHNDFLQPIDQQSELTTLQILQGVFESAQLGICITDSSYRYVKVNRAYCDLYGYTEAELLGKPFTLVVPPGDHERLEKLHDDFLSGRVDEIAQHWTVRHRSGRDIDIYATAGRLVTPGGHAYKITTAADVSELKTLQKQTEYQQAILIQQAKLAEVGAMVGAIAHQWQQPVNAIALMTQTLPLLLDQGTLTRENLNSHVEQVMQQIRFMSQTMNDFRDFYLPSREQEIFHVSDAIATVRDLLQGQLLKAKATLEISASEPLLYSRGYPSEFKQVVLNIINNALDIFQEQQRHDGHIAIKVEPDESMLTISIRDNGGGIPVELLPDRIFEPFFSTKPDKGTGIGLSLARTIIEEKSGGTIRAENGPEGACFLVRIPRHIR
- the amt gene encoding ammonium transporter, giving the protein MEGIVLELPFILDSFLMVFAGILVMIMACGFAMLESGLTRSKNTATIMTKNVLIFSIASVAYYIVGYNIMYGDGNAFMGSGAFLSGIEYDSHSVYADFFFQMVFVATAASVISGTVAERIKLWPFLIFVLILTAIIYPIQGHWTWGESLEFLEGFSDYAGSTIVHSVGGWAALAGVLLLGARKGKYEGGKIRAIPGSNIPLATLGTFLLWFGWFGFNGGSALAMHSAELADEIGLVVASTNTAAATGAIVAAILTRIIYQKVDTTMVLNGALGGLVGITAGPDVAPWAAIIIGTVSAILVVIAVPAFDKVRIDDPVGALSVHLVCGIWGTLAVAIFNAEVTLIDQLKGIILIGGFVFIASFIVWMILKVTMGIRVDEEVEVEGLDMHECGLEAYPEFGKGSQKIL
- the moaA gene encoding GTP 3',8-cyclase MoaA, translating into MTQQLLDSQGNPITYVRISVTDRCNLKCFYCVPEDGICHATKDQLLTPEEIIRVLNLLHGLGVSKVRITGGEPLARRGIGKLIRQISAIGFSDIAMTTNGVLLPRFAGLLRECGLKRVNISLDSLHPERFASITGVDSFEQVWKGIQAAQENGLVPIKINAVAIRGINDDEIADFVALTEHEDISVRFIEYMPVGIRDRYNTDQLVSVAEMLSQVKNRFSIEPLDQERYSTARMFRIVGGRGTFGFISPMTEHFCHTCNRLRITADGKIKTCLFSKQEHDFLPMLRQQNCSDAELRAYFLQVAGGKVTEIDDMYRGSRNMTRIGG
- the mobB gene encoding molybdopterin-guanine dinucleotide biosynthesis protein B gives rise to the protein MNASNIPVIGFTGTSGSGKTTLIEKLVQQLSHRGLKVGVIKHDAHRFDIDKPGKDSWRFREAGATTTLISSDQLVAIQKRTAQPAPLEALLAYFTDEDLIIIEGHKSSPHPKVEIFRSANGKAPLYGHIQHIIAIAAPAEDHTRLEASQLPLLDLDTPSAVLDFVLEQLPHLRHP